From Bacillus basilensis, a single genomic window includes:
- the bla gene encoding class A beta-lactamase Bla1: MMILKNKRMLKIGICVGILGLSLTSLEAFTGGPLQVEAKEKKGQIKHKNQATHKEFFQLEKKFDARLGVYAIDTGTNQTIAYRPNERFAFASTYKALAAGVLLQQNSTKKLDEVITYTKEDLVDYSPVTEKHVDTGMTLGEIAEAAVRYSDNTAGNILFHKIGGPKGYEKALRQMGDRVTMSDRFETELNEAIPGDIRDTSTAKAIAKNLKDFTVGNALPDHKRNILTEWMKGNATGDKLIRAGVPTDWVVADKSGAGSYGTRNDIAIVWPPNRAPIIIAILSSKDEKGATYDNQLIAEAAEVIVNAFR; encoded by the coding sequence ATGATGATTTTGAAAAACAAGAGGATGCTAAAAATAGGAATATGCGTTGGTATATTAGGTTTAAGTCTTACAAGCCTAGAAGCTTTTACAGGAGGACCACTGCAAGTTGAAGCGAAAGAAAAGAAAGGACAAATAAAACATAAAAATCAGGCGACGCATAAAGAGTTCTTTCAACTTGAGAAAAAATTTGATGCTCGATTAGGTGTATATGCGATTGATACTGGTACAAATCAAACAATCGCTTATCGACCTAACGAAAGGTTTGCCTTTGCATCAACTTACAAGGCTTTAGCGGCAGGAGTATTACTGCAACAAAACTCTACTAAGAAATTAGATGAAGTTATTACTTATACGAAAGAAGACTTAGTGGATTATTCACCTGTTACAGAGAAACATGTAGATACTGGAATGACACTAGGAGAAATTGCGGAGGCTGCTGTTCGTTACAGTGATAACACTGCGGGGAACATTTTATTTCATAAAATAGGCGGACCGAAAGGATATGAAAAAGCGCTTAGACAGATGGGGGATCGGGTTACTATGTCTGATCGTTTTGAAACAGAATTAAACGAGGCTATTCCAGGAGACATTCGTGACACTAGTACAGCGAAAGCAATTGCTAAGAATCTTAAAGATTTTACGGTCGGAAATGCGCTTCCGGATCATAAACGTAACATTCTTACAGAGTGGATGAAAGGAAATGCTACAGGAGACAAACTTATTCGTGCAGGCGTGCCAACTGACTGGGTAGTTGCAGATAAATCAGGTGCAGGAAGTTACGGGACACGAAATGATATTGCGATCGTTTGGCCACCAAATAGAGCACCTATTATCATCGCAATTTTATCTAGTAAAGATGAAAAAGGGGCTACCTATGATAATCAACTCATTGCAGAGGCGGCTGAAGTTATAGTTAATGCTTTTAGGTGA
- a CDS encoding penicillin-binding protein 2 yields the protein MLHTKIWRFFAVLSIVGLILLILFKINFISITIATSSAERGKIFDQNGVILATNKKVKSLYCTSNDEKLSKQDTSNTLAFFNQFSSEFQHDISTENIKSQLQQSCNKQTMNDIPLYSDITENELAFINKNKPNNVIIKDEWIRYYPKHEIGSQVIGYVENDHTSKYMAVGKSGIELQYENDLKGKPSKTLIFKISNKKLLWNIQKVQKGKDVRLALDSRLQQKTEEALRSQIKKTPDAKAGYAVVSDVKTGAILTMANSAVFNPNILHTHVSTKVDNIKSLSQNKAIQKLKYGGSYVNMASTIKPLTILIGLNEKLFQPEDTYLDKGTFQYDNQNNITNAPGTPKGEITPRQAIINSSNTFMTAKVALPLFNQNNGNVEKVAHIWTDYLMQFGLRSKTGIDLPFEEDGQYEFHPSNKFENGISALLNASWGGNEVHTPLQLAQYAATLASKGDKYKPQMASAIIGQDGKETKKFKPILESSNRYPMNFWNVVQGGMSQNIEEIKKLPFDVAGKTGITGFPNEQERMINHSLFIAYAPTEDPQIAASVVIPSSNSEKNIAALVTSEILESWNTLQKENKNKEEGSLK from the coding sequence ATGTTACATACAAAAATATGGAGATTTTTTGCGGTTCTTTCTATTGTAGGTTTGATTTTACTAATTTTATTTAAAATCAACTTCATTTCAATAACTATCGCAACTTCTTCAGCTGAAAGAGGAAAAATCTTTGATCAAAATGGTGTAATACTAGCTACAAATAAGAAGGTTAAGTCTCTATATTGCACTTCTAATGATGAAAAACTATCGAAACAAGATACATCAAACACATTAGCTTTTTTTAATCAATTTTCAAGCGAGTTTCAACATGATATTTCTACAGAGAACATAAAATCTCAATTACAACAATCTTGTAACAAGCAGACTATGAATGATATACCGTTATACTCTGATATAACTGAGAACGAACTTGCATTCATAAACAAAAACAAACCCAATAATGTAATAATTAAAGATGAATGGATTCGATATTATCCTAAACACGAAATTGGTTCACAGGTAATTGGGTATGTAGAAAATGACCATACTTCAAAGTATATGGCTGTTGGGAAAAGTGGGATTGAGCTGCAATATGAAAATGATTTAAAAGGAAAACCAAGTAAAACTCTTATTTTTAAAATAAGTAATAAAAAGTTATTATGGAACATTCAAAAAGTACAAAAAGGAAAAGATGTCCGGCTAGCTTTAGACTCTAGATTACAGCAAAAAACAGAGGAAGCATTAAGGTCTCAAATTAAGAAAACACCTGATGCTAAAGCTGGTTATGCTGTAGTGAGCGATGTAAAAACTGGCGCAATTTTAACTATGGCCAACTCAGCAGTTTTTAATCCAAATATATTACATACACATGTATCAACTAAAGTAGATAACATAAAATCACTTTCGCAAAATAAAGCAATTCAAAAATTAAAGTATGGTGGATCTTATGTAAATATGGCTTCTACTATAAAGCCACTTACTATTTTAATTGGATTAAACGAAAAACTTTTTCAACCTGAAGATACATATTTAGATAAAGGTACTTTTCAGTATGATAATCAAAATAACATTACGAATGCACCTGGAACGCCAAAAGGTGAGATTACACCGAGGCAGGCTATCATTAATTCATCTAACACATTTATGACTGCAAAAGTAGCTCTGCCATTATTTAACCAAAATAATGGCAATGTAGAAAAGGTGGCACATATATGGACAGATTATTTAATGCAATTCGGCCTACGTTCTAAAACCGGGATTGATTTACCCTTTGAAGAAGACGGACAATATGAATTTCATCCTTCTAATAAGTTTGAAAACGGAATCTCCGCTTTATTAAATGCGTCGTGGGGCGGAAATGAAGTGCATACTCCTCTTCAACTCGCTCAATATGCAGCAACTTTGGCAAGTAAAGGTGATAAATATAAACCTCAAATGGCAAGTGCTATTATTGGTCAAGATGGTAAGGAAACAAAAAAGTTTAAACCCATTTTAGAAAGTTCAAATCGTTACCCGATGAACTTTTGGAATGTCGTGCAAGGTGGAATGAGTCAAAATATAGAGGAGATTAAAAAATTGCCCTTTGACGTCGCAGGTAAAACAGGTATTACAGGTTTTCCGAATGAGCAAGAAAGAATGATAAATCATTCTCTATTCATTGCATATGCTCCTACCGAAGATCCACAGATTGCCGCTTCTGTCGTTATTCCTAGTAGTAATTCAGAAAAAAACATTGCCGCTCTAGTTACATCAGAAATTTTAGAGTCCTGGAATACTCTTCAAAAAGAAAATAAAAACAAAGAGGAAGGTTCATTAAAGTGA
- a CDS encoding RNA polymerase sigma factor → MEQTFIEKCNHDELDYVIKDYWQDVWNYSFIITKDPHLSDDITQDVFIKVFKNWNSFRKESSIKTWILKITRNTAINYLKSSYFKRISLVGFFSDDKQTLSAEQEFFKQEEMNDVWKVVLKLPKKHREIIILDAKYELSYEEIAETLGVSIGTVKSRLSRARSKVSKLIGEGGSDEQ, encoded by the coding sequence ATGGAACAGACGTTTATTGAAAAGTGTAATCATGATGAGCTGGACTATGTTATAAAAGACTATTGGCAAGATGTATGGAATTATTCATTTATTATTACGAAAGATCCACACTTATCAGATGATATCACGCAAGATGTATTTATAAAGGTATTTAAAAATTGGAATTCATTTCGAAAGGAGTCATCTATTAAAACGTGGATATTAAAAATCACAAGAAATACGGCAATAAACTATTTGAAATCATCTTATTTTAAAAGAATATCTTTAGTAGGATTTTTTAGTGACGATAAGCAAACTCTGTCGGCAGAACAAGAATTTTTTAAGCAAGAAGAAATGAATGATGTGTGGAAAGTTGTATTAAAACTACCTAAAAAGCACCGTGAAATAATAATATTGGACGCAAAATATGAATTATCTTATGAAGAAATAGCTGAAACACTAGGAGTATCCATTGGAACTGTAAAATCTAGATTAAGTAGAGCAAGAAGTAAGGTTTCAAAATTAATAGGGGAGGGTGGTAGTGATGAACAATAA
- a CDS encoding LacI family DNA-binding transcriptional regulator, producing the protein MKPTIYDVAEKAGVSIATVSKVINQTGRISEKTINKVNQVMDELDYQPSSVAAALTGKKTYTIGVLVPDISNPFFAEVARAFENSARESGYTLILCSTDHQTKREHEYIDLLFKKQVDGIIIATELNDYKLVKKIVNRDLPLVLFTVDHPSITTHVVTTDDMRGGYLAGSYLTQKGHTSLTIMTEKDRKSSLGRLNGFKQALTDSGISLDDEAIISCYSTVEDSKRASKELLHLPNRPTAVFACTDLIAICLMNEARKQGLSIPKDLSIIGFDNTIYAEIADPGLTTIEQPIKQMAACTFEQLLKTMEMKEHAKQKITIIPQLVERSSVKDNT; encoded by the coding sequence GTGAAACCAACAATTTATGATGTTGCGGAAAAAGCAGGTGTATCAATAGCGACTGTATCCAAGGTAATTAATCAAACTGGGCGTATTAGTGAAAAAACAATAAACAAAGTAAATCAGGTAATGGATGAATTAGATTACCAACCAAGTAGTGTAGCAGCAGCGTTAACAGGTAAAAAAACATATACAATTGGTGTACTTGTTCCAGATATCTCAAATCCCTTTTTTGCTGAAGTAGCAAGAGCTTTTGAAAATAGTGCACGAGAATCAGGGTATACACTCATTTTATGTAGTACAGACCATCAAACAAAACGTGAACATGAATACATTGATTTATTATTTAAAAAGCAAGTAGATGGCATTATTATTGCAACGGAGCTAAATGATTATAAACTTGTAAAAAAAATCGTGAATCGAGATTTGCCACTTGTATTATTCACTGTAGATCATCCTTCCATCACGACTCATGTTGTGACAACTGATGATATGAGGGGAGGCTATCTAGCTGGAAGTTATCTAACGCAAAAAGGCCATACATCTTTAACGATTATGACGGAGAAGGATAGAAAAAGTAGCTTAGGGAGATTGAATGGTTTCAAACAAGCTCTTACGGATTCGGGGATTTCGTTAGATGATGAGGCTATCATTAGCTGCTATTCGACAGTGGAAGATAGTAAACGTGCAAGTAAGGAATTACTTCATTTGCCTAACAGGCCTACAGCCGTCTTTGCTTGTACAGATTTGATTGCTATATGCCTTATGAATGAAGCAAGAAAACAAGGACTTTCAATTCCGAAAGATTTATCAATAATCGGATTTGATAATACAATCTATGCTGAGATTGCAGATCCAGGGTTAACAACAATTGAGCAGCCAATTAAACAAATGGCAGCCTGTACGTTTGAACAACTGCTAAAAACGATGGAAATGAAGGAGCATGCTAAGCAAAAAATTACAATTATTCCTCAGTTAGTAGAGCGATCCTCAGTAAAGGATAATACATGA
- a CDS encoding penicillin-binding transpeptidase domain-containing protein: protein MKKLWMLLFFCFAVMLVGCNKNESPKQAFEEYINLWNDKKFANMYDYLSEHAKKTISKKEFTEKYQKIYEGIGVKNLKVKTKGENTKDKELFLFEVKMDTDGGPASFIHEVKLVKEKESWKIDWTPDFIFPGMKKDYKVRMQTEQGKRGEIYDRNGKGLATNGKATEVGIIPEKLGETAAQSKEIVAQLLDMSIEEVDQKLTAKWIKPDSFVPIGILKEGTRQNDYIELEGVSSRPVNIRTYLLGEAAAHLTGYIGKVNAEELKSLQKRGYQADDLIGKTGLEKVLENKLRGEKGGRVFIEDESGKEIKNVAKKEAKAGENVTLTIDAAIQEKIYNEMKNEAGSSAAINPKTGETIALVSSPAYNPNIIVRGASKAQREVWTNDAKLPMMNRFTQAFVPGSVFKTITGAIGLETNAINPKEEFKIQGLKWIKDSSWGNYYVTRVKDASPIDFDKAMKYSDNIYFAQQALKIGKEQYVNELKKYGFHEKLPIEYEFPMSIITRDGIKNDIQLADTGYGQGQVLMTPLHLALTYAPIVNEGNIPSPHLLKEARVTGNWKENVVSKKNQDILKSALTKVINDPDGAGRIAKVDGVTLAGKTGTAELKESKEVDGKELGWFAAFDANEPDMIVTMMIEDVKGRGGSNVPGEKVKHVFQK from the coding sequence TTGAAAAAATTATGGATGCTGCTTTTCTTTTGTTTTGCAGTTATGTTGGTGGGATGTAATAAAAATGAATCGCCAAAACAAGCATTTGAAGAATATATCAATTTATGGAATGATAAAAAATTTGCAAATATGTATGATTATTTATCAGAACATGCAAAAAAAACGATTTCTAAAAAGGAATTCACAGAGAAATATCAAAAAATCTATGAGGGTATTGGAGTTAAGAATTTAAAAGTTAAAACGAAAGGAGAGAATACGAAAGATAAAGAACTCTTTCTTTTTGAAGTTAAGATGGATACGGATGGAGGACCAGCTTCATTTATCCATGAGGTAAAACTTGTGAAAGAAAAAGAATCTTGGAAAATAGATTGGACACCAGATTTTATTTTTCCAGGTATGAAAAAAGATTACAAAGTACGTATGCAAACAGAACAAGGAAAACGTGGAGAAATATACGATCGAAATGGGAAAGGTCTAGCAACGAATGGTAAAGCGACTGAGGTTGGAATTATTCCAGAGAAACTAGGCGAAACGGCGGCGCAATCAAAAGAAATAGTTGCACAGTTACTGGATATGTCTATAGAAGAGGTCGATCAGAAGCTTACAGCGAAATGGATAAAGCCAGATTCCTTTGTACCAATTGGTATTTTAAAAGAGGGAACTAGACAGAATGATTATATCGAATTAGAAGGGGTATCATCTAGACCAGTCAATATTCGTACGTATCTATTAGGTGAAGCAGCGGCACACTTAACTGGCTATATAGGAAAGGTGAATGCAGAGGAGTTAAAATCGCTTCAAAAAAGAGGTTATCAAGCTGATGATTTAATAGGTAAGACAGGTTTAGAGAAAGTACTGGAGAATAAATTACGTGGTGAAAAGGGTGGGCGCGTATTTATAGAAGATGAGAGTGGGAAAGAGATTAAAAACGTAGCAAAAAAAGAAGCGAAAGCAGGGGAAAATGTTACATTAACAATTGATGCTGCAATTCAAGAAAAAATCTATAATGAGATGAAAAATGAAGCAGGCTCTAGTGCAGCGATCAATCCTAAAACAGGTGAAACAATCGCGCTTGTAAGTAGCCCTGCTTATAATCCAAATATAATAGTTAGAGGAGCCTCAAAAGCACAAAGAGAGGTGTGGACTAACGACGCGAAACTACCAATGATGAATCGCTTCACACAAGCATTCGTACCAGGTTCCGTATTTAAAACGATTACAGGTGCAATTGGTTTGGAAACAAACGCAATAAATCCTAAGGAAGAATTTAAAATTCAAGGATTGAAGTGGATAAAAGATTCATCTTGGGGAAATTATTATGTAACACGTGTGAAGGATGCAAGTCCAATTGATTTTGATAAGGCGATGAAGTACTCTGATAATATTTATTTTGCTCAACAAGCTTTGAAAATAGGAAAAGAACAGTATGTAAATGAACTGAAGAAATACGGTTTTCATGAAAAATTACCAATCGAATACGAATTTCCTATGTCAATCATTACAAGAGATGGGATAAAAAATGATATTCAACTAGCAGACACGGGATACGGACAAGGACAAGTATTAATGACACCACTTCATTTAGCATTAACATATGCACCGATTGTGAATGAAGGGAATATTCCGTCGCCTCATCTTTTAAAAGAAGCAAGAGTAACGGGAAATTGGAAAGAAAATGTGGTGTCTAAAAAGAATCAAGACATATTAAAGAGTGCATTAACAAAAGTCATTAATGACCCTGATGGTGCGGGGAGAATTGCTAAGGTTGATGGTGTAACGCTTGCTGGTAAAACAGGTACAGCAGAACTGAAAGAGTCGAAAGAAGTGGACGGAAAAGAACTTGGATGGTTTGCAGCTTTTGATGCAAATGAGCCAGACATGATTGTAACCATGATGATTGAAGATGTAAAAGGAAGAGGAGGGAGCAATGTTCCAGGTGAAAAAGTAAAACATGTTTTTCAGAAATAA
- a CDS encoding SGNH/GDSL hydrolase family protein encodes MVNNKGGIHMWKRFVAIGDSFTEGIGDEVEGIALKSWVDHFVQLCVNDIEYANFAKRGLVTKEIRSQQLEKALTFKPDLVSLIAGANNVLKGRWNHQAYKNDMEFMIDTLSKTGADIMIANLPDFTVRLPFSSEKKQVLKEQLLEANEVIFSLSREYKLHHVDFWNHQLVNDNTLWSKDFIHPNSKGYVKVAELIFNCLHVHDSSK; translated from the coding sequence ATGGTTAATAATAAAGGGGGAATACATATGTGGAAGCGATTTGTAGCGATTGGTGATAGTTTTACAGAGGGGATAGGGGATGAAGTTGAGGGAATTGCATTAAAAAGCTGGGTAGATCATTTTGTTCAACTATGTGTAAACGATATAGAATATGCTAATTTTGCAAAGCGTGGGTTAGTAACTAAAGAAATTCGCTCACAGCAATTGGAAAAAGCATTAACTTTTAAACCAGATTTGGTTAGTCTCATTGCGGGTGCAAACAATGTATTAAAAGGACGTTGGAATCATCAAGCATATAAGAACGATATGGAATTTATGATAGATACATTAAGTAAAACAGGTGCTGATATTATGATAGCAAACCTTCCAGATTTTACAGTGAGGCTTCCTTTTTCTTCTGAAAAAAAACAAGTGTTAAAAGAACAATTATTAGAGGCAAATGAAGTTATATTTTCACTGAGTAGAGAGTATAAGCTTCATCATGTTGACTTTTGGAATCATCAGTTAGTTAATGACAATACGCTTTGGTCTAAGGATTTCATTCATCCAAACTCAAAAGGATATGTAAAAGTTGCTGAATTGATTTTTAATTGTTTACATGTACATGACTCTTCTAAATAA
- a CDS encoding undecaprenyl-diphosphatase, whose amino-acid sequence MSVVLHIYKLISLDETPVEKYLTDLLIRHLERICMNYKMFRAINRLAGRNSTLDTFMIFISQKTRFLYIFLLALMWFRNNPYKKIILFAGLLVGFALFINRFIQLFYFKPRPFVIHRVRLLIPSKNNSSFPSKHTVLAFALATSVLLRERLFGSIMWFLAILTGFSRIWLGHHYPFDIIGSAFIGILTSIAIGNATYIFNSFVTWIINVLGIQKKRFFSH is encoded by the coding sequence TTGAGCGTAGTACTTCATATTTACAAATTAATCAGCCTTGATGAAACACCAGTAGAAAAATATTTGACTGATTTACTTATTAGACATTTAGAGAGAATCTGCATGAATTATAAGATGTTTAGGGCTATCAATCGTCTAGCTGGTCGTAACTCAACATTGGATACATTTATGATATTTATTTCACAAAAGACTCGATTCCTGTACATTTTCTTATTAGCCTTAATGTGGTTTAGAAACAATCCCTATAAAAAAATCATTTTATTTGCAGGGTTATTAGTAGGATTCGCATTATTTATAAACCGCTTTATCCAGCTCTTTTATTTTAAACCTCGTCCATTTGTTATACATCGTGTGCGTTTACTTATCCCATCAAAGAATAATTCCTCATTTCCTAGTAAACATACAGTCTTAGCATTTGCCTTAGCGACCTCCGTCTTACTTCGTGAACGTTTATTTGGCTCAATCATGTGGTTCTTAGCAATTTTGACAGGTTTTTCACGTATCTGGCTAGGCCATCATTATCCATTTGATATCATAGGAAGTGCCTTCATAGGAATCTTAACCAGTATAGCTATTGGCAATGCTACATATATATTTAATTCTTTTGTTACCTGGATTATAAATGTATTAGGAATACAAAAAAAGCGATTCTTTTCACATTAA
- a CDS encoding acyltransferase, translated as MNSKIYNIQGEHFMSKRIKELDSIRGLAALTVAFGHFCLMLPSLPNSIKFSPLRFLWAGGEAVIVFYVLSGFVLSMALYHSKTNYWGYLIKRFVRIYIPYYFWIIITFALFILFSPYEVVGLRDWFYDRWQGSITKLDIINHFVLLNNFFTENYNPVIWSLAQEMRISIVFPLLFLLFYKLSWKKTILFALSFSLISVFLNMLHIGKAEGFYNGYADTLHFTSMFLVGMLLFKHQEKLIYSYRNMKKINKGFLIVIGIILYLYSILIYGFSRNDTTFLLKDWGVVMGVSIFIIMAMSNLKVKVFLNKGVFVYLGEISYSIYLCHFPIMMVLFKLLYTKIPIFFLLILCITVTLLFSMVSYHLIEKKCINWAKQRTTNFLKKV; from the coding sequence ATGAACAGCAAAATCTACAATATACAAGGAGAACATTTTATGAGTAAGAGAATAAAAGAATTAGATTCCATACGAGGGTTAGCAGCACTTACTGTGGCATTTGGACATTTTTGTTTAATGCTACCATCGTTGCCTAATTCTATTAAATTTTCCCCACTTAGGTTTTTATGGGCAGGTGGGGAAGCAGTTATCGTTTTTTATGTACTAAGTGGTTTTGTTTTATCTATGGCACTTTATCATTCAAAAACAAATTATTGGGGATATTTAATTAAGAGATTTGTAAGAATCTATATTCCTTATTATTTTTGGATAATCATTACCTTTGCTTTATTTATTTTGTTTTCGCCGTATGAAGTGGTAGGACTACGGGATTGGTTCTATGATAGGTGGCAAGGGTCTATAACAAAATTAGATATTATAAACCACTTTGTGCTTCTTAATAACTTTTTTACCGAAAATTATAATCCAGTTATTTGGTCATTGGCTCAAGAAATGCGTATATCTATTGTGTTTCCTTTGTTATTCCTTCTTTTTTATAAACTGAGTTGGAAGAAAACGATACTATTTGCTTTGAGTTTTTCTTTAATTAGTGTTTTTCTTAATATGTTGCATATTGGGAAAGCTGAGGGGTTTTATAATGGTTATGCAGATACACTACATTTTACATCTATGTTTCTGGTTGGAATGTTACTTTTTAAGCATCAGGAAAAACTTATCTACTCATATAGGAATATGAAAAAAATTAATAAAGGATTTCTGATTGTAATAGGGATTATTTTATATTTATATTCCATTTTAATCTATGGTTTTTCCCGTAATGATACTACTTTCTTATTAAAAGATTGGGGTGTTGTAATGGGTGTTAGTATATTTATTATAATGGCCATGAGTAACCTAAAAGTAAAAGTATTTTTAAATAAGGGTGTGTTTGTATATTTAGGAGAAATTTCATACAGTATCTATTTGTGCCACTTTCCAATCATGATGGTACTATTTAAACTTTTGTATACAAAGATACCTATCTTTTTCCTTCTTATTTTGTGCATTACAGTGACACTACTTTTTTCTATGGTTTCGTATCATTTAATCGAAAAGAAATGTATCAATTGGGCAAAACAAAGAACAACAAATTTTTTGAAAAAAGTATAA
- a CDS encoding penicillin-binding protein 2 yields the protein MKEQKGKKQKTYISIRLNIMFLCIFLLFSAIIMQLGKVQIVEGEAYKNQVESSQNATTSIPVPRGQILDREGKTVVNNKSLRAITYTRVKGITSEEILKTAKDLAKVLEMPEQDINKLTDIDKKDFWMQLNTKRAETKITKKDIETFKEKGIEGKELDKKIEELRRDHVTEAELAELTAQDLKVLAIKSKMSSGYQLTPQIIKKDVTDAEYARISENLAEYPGVDATVDWERNYVNGNLFRSVLGNITSSEEGLPKENLDSYLVRGYNRNDRVGKSYIEQRYEDVLHGTKEEVKNITDKSGNIINTEIISKGKSGNSLTLTIDMELQKKVEESIEKNLRAFKGSEPLLDRAFVVMTNPNNGQILSMAGKKIVEKEGKIEIEDLALGNMTTSYELGSAVKGATLLTGYETGAIHPGDQFYDAPMKFKGTQAKKSWNVSGFGNINDLRALQVSSNVYMFQTALKIAGVNYVPNGSLDIKQGAFDTMRYYFKQFGLGVPTGIDLPNEIIGQTRKVDSQPGFLLDFSIGQYDTYTPLQLAQYISTIANGGYRMQPQIVQEIREQSIKEEVGKVIRSIEPVVLNRIDMKTEHIDRIKEGFRWVFQEGDGTGVKYFKNASYKPAGKTGTAQTVYGGEDPIGRNAKGERMECYNLTLVGYAPYDNPEVAFSVVVPWLHNDKSGINSIIGKEVLDVYFDLKQQRIHGEAASTDSFNQN from the coding sequence ATGAAAGAACAAAAAGGAAAGAAGCAGAAGACATATATATCTATTCGATTAAATATAATGTTCCTTTGCATATTTTTACTATTCTCAGCTATTATTATGCAACTAGGAAAAGTGCAAATCGTAGAGGGAGAGGCTTATAAGAATCAAGTGGAAAGCAGTCAAAATGCAACAACTAGCATTCCAGTTCCGCGTGGACAAATACTAGATCGAGAAGGGAAAACAGTTGTTAATAATAAATCTCTTCGCGCGATTACCTATACAAGGGTAAAGGGGATTACGAGTGAAGAGATTTTAAAAACAGCAAAAGACTTGGCGAAAGTACTTGAAATGCCCGAACAAGATATAAATAAGTTAACCGATATTGATAAAAAGGATTTCTGGATGCAGTTAAATACGAAACGTGCGGAGACAAAGATCACTAAAAAAGATATAGAAACGTTTAAAGAAAAGGGGATAGAGGGAAAAGAGTTAGACAAAAAAATTGAAGAATTAAGACGAGACCACGTTACAGAAGCTGAATTGGCAGAATTAACAGCACAAGATTTAAAGGTGTTAGCTATTAAAAGTAAAATGAGTTCAGGTTATCAACTGACACCACAAATTATTAAAAAAGATGTAACAGATGCAGAGTATGCGCGGATAAGTGAAAATCTTGCGGAGTATCCTGGAGTAGATGCAACGGTTGATTGGGAACGTAATTATGTAAATGGTAATTTATTTCGTTCTGTATTAGGTAATATTACGAGTAGTGAAGAAGGTCTGCCGAAAGAAAACTTAGATTCTTATTTGGTACGTGGATATAACCGTAATGACCGTGTCGGAAAAAGTTATATTGAACAACGATATGAAGATGTATTACACGGCACAAAAGAAGAAGTGAAAAATATTACTGATAAATCAGGAAACATTATAAACACAGAAATCATCTCTAAAGGAAAAAGTGGTAATAGTTTAACATTAACGATTGATATGGAATTGCAAAAGAAGGTCGAAGAAAGTATAGAGAAAAATTTGAGAGCTTTTAAAGGTTCAGAACCACTGTTGGACAGAGCTTTTGTCGTAATGACGAATCCAAATAACGGGCAGATTTTATCTATGGCAGGAAAAAAGATTGTAGAAAAAGAAGGGAAAATAGAGATTGAGGATTTGGCATTAGGTAACATGACAACCTCATATGAGCTAGGTTCAGCTGTAAAAGGTGCTACTTTATTAACTGGATATGAGACAGGAGCAATACATCCAGGAGATCAATTTTATGATGCACCGATGAAATTTAAAGGTACACAAGCTAAGAAATCGTGGAATGTATCTGGATTTGGTAATATTAATGATTTACGAGCTCTACAAGTATCTTCGAATGTATACATGTTCCAGACAGCTTTAAAAATTGCGGGAGTTAATTACGTACCAAATGGCTCATTGGATATTAAACAAGGAGCATTTGATACGATGCGCTATTATTTCAAGCAATTTGGTTTAGGTGTCCCAACAGGTATTGATTTACCGAATGAAATAATTGGACAAACGAGAAAAGTAGATAGTCAACCTGGGTTTTTACTAGACTTTTCTATCGGTCAGTATGATACGTATACGCCATTACAATTGGCACAGTATATTTCAACGATTGCTAATGGCGGTTATAGAATGCAGCCTCAAATTGTACAAGAAATACGAGAACAATCAATAAAAGAAGAGGTTGGAAAAGTTATACGCTCTATAGAACCTGTCGTATTAAATCGAATTGATATGAAGACAGAACATATTGATCGTATAAAAGAAGGGTTTAGATGGGTATTCCAAGAAGGTGATGGAACTGGCGTGAAGTATTTCAAAAATGCTTCATATAAACCAGCAGGAAAGACAGGAACAGCTCAAACTGTATATGGTGGAGAAGACCCAATTGGCAGAAATGCAAAAGGAGAACGTATGGAATGTTACAACTTAACATTAGTTGGATATGCTCCATATGATAATCCAGAAGTAGCGTTTTCTGTAGTAGTCCCATGGCTTCATAATGATAAAAGTGGAATTAATTCTATAATTGGAAAGGAAGTTTTAGATGTATACTTTGATTTAAAACAACAACGTATACATGGTGAAGCTGCTAGTACAGATAGTTTTAATCAAAATTAG